A single window of Alosa alosa isolate M-15738 ecotype Scorff River chromosome 11, AALO_Geno_1.1, whole genome shotgun sequence DNA harbors:
- the gpr22b gene encoding LOW QUALITY PROTEIN: G-protein coupled receptor 22 (The sequence of the model RefSeq protein was modified relative to this genomic sequence to represent the inferred CDS: inserted 1 base in 1 codon; deleted 1 base in 1 codon) has protein sequence MHIPPVLEEAIMSNVTVHDNTESIVSPNMNLAASASYPVSFQVSLTGFLMLEIVLGLSSNLTVLALYCMKSNLVNSVSNIVTMNLHVLDVIVCLCCIPLTIAVVLLSLEGDVELVGCFHEACVSFASVATAANVLAITLDRYDISVKPANRVLTMGRAVALLGAIWVLSFLSFLVPFLEVGFFGPEPQPDRNQTAATATTVDTSDQDYATLGLYYHLLAQIPIFIFTAVVMLVTYYKILQALNIRIGTRFHNSQKKKSLRRKKNISLMATSQQTAQTQQPEPTDASQSSGYRMPALGMRTSVSVIIALRRAVKRHRERRERQRRVFRMSLLIISTFLLCWTPITVLNAIILSSGLSQLTLKLRLGFLVMAYGTTIFHPLLYAFTRQKFQKVLKSKMKKRVVSIIESDPLPNNAVIRNSWIDPKKNKKXTFEDHEARQKCLSSEDMD, from the exons ATGCATATTCCTCCTGTGCTGGAAGAAGCCATCATGAGCAACGTCACTGTGCACGACAACACTGAGTCCATTGTCAGTCCCAACATGAACCTGGCCGCGAGCGCCAGCTACCCCGTCAGCTTCCAGGTGTCGCTGACGGGCTTCCTGATGCTGGAGATCGTGCTGGGTCTGAGCAGCAACCTGACCGTGCTGGCCCTCTACTGCATGAAGTCCAACCTGGTCAACTCTGTCAGCAACATTGTCACCATGAACCTGCACGTGCTGGACGTCATCGTGTGCCTGTGCTGCATCCCACTGACCATCGCCGTGGTGCTGCTCTCGCTGGAGGGGGACGTGGAGCTGGTGGGCTGCTTCCACGAGGCCTGCGTCTCCTTCGCCAGCGTGGCCACGGCCGCCAACGTGCTGGCCATCACGCTGGACCGCTACGACATCTCTGTCAAGCCGGCCAACCGCGTGCTGACCATGGGCCGCGCCGTGGCGCTGCTTGGGGCCATCTGGGTGCTGTCCTTCCTCAGCTTCCTGGTGCCCTTTCTGGAGGTGGGCTTCTTCGGGCCCGAGCCGCAGCCAGATCGGAACCAGACGGCAGCCACGGCGACGACAGTGGACACGAGTGACCAGGACTACGCGACACTGGGCCTGTACTACCACCTGTTGGCCCAGATCCCCATCTTCATCTTCACGGCCGTGGTGATGCTGGTGACCTACTACAAGATCCTGCAGGCGCTCAACATCCGCATTGGCACACGCTTCCACAACtcgcagaagaagaag agtctgCGGCGGAAAAAGAACATCTCACTGATGGCCACGTCCCAGCAGACGGCGCAAACGCAGCAGCCCGAGCCCACCGACGCCTCGCAGAGCAGCGGCTACCGCATGCCTGCGCTGGGCATGCGCACGTCGGTGTCGGTCATCATCGCGCTGCGGCGTGCCGTGAAGCGGCACCGAGAGCGACGGGAGCGACAGCGGCGTGTCTTCCGCATGTCGCTGCTCATCATCTCCACCTTCCTGCTGTGCTGGACGCCCATCACGGTGCTCAACGCGATCATCCTCAGCTCCGGGCTCAGCCAGCTGACCCTCAAGCTGCGGCTGGGCTTCCTGGTCATGGCCTACGGCACCACTATCTTCCACCCGCTGCTCTACGCCTTCACCAGGCAGAAGTTCCAGAAGGTGCTCAAGAGCAAGATGAAGAAGCGCGTGGTGTCCATCATCGAGTCAGATCCGCTGCCCAACAACGCAGTCATCCGCAACTCATGGATCGACCCCAAGAAGAATAAAA TGACGTTCGAGGACCACGAGGCCAGGCAGAAATGCTTGTCCTCAGAGGACATGGATTGA